The Sphingomonas sanxanigenens DSM 19645 = NX02 genome includes a region encoding these proteins:
- a CDS encoding alpha/beta hydrolase produces the protein MKRVIAFALAASAAIPAAAQDVQVPSFTLPVSNQLSPEARAVFDRMRAATAPSEIAGNVAKQRAFYQTYNDDRLAEMRRHFRTTERRETIAGVTVDIVEPADGIAPANRDRVLINVHGGAFMWGSGSGALVEAIPIAARMRIRVVTVDYRLAPDHHYPAASEDVAAVYRAYLKHHPAANIGIYGCSAGGVITAQATAWIRKAGLPRPGAIGTFCGTGAPYSGDSPFLADPITGGAPRNPAPLPPTLPTAYMAGVPAADGAAYPLMSDDEVRAMPPTLLLAGGRDFAVGALTLAHRRLARLGVESELQLFDGLPHAFFVWPDMPESIEAYDLIARFFDRHLSRPARAATEGERRSLGPDQSAR, from the coding sequence AGCGCGTCATCGCATTCGCTCTTGCCGCGTCGGCGGCGATTCCCGCCGCGGCACAGGATGTCCAGGTGCCGTCCTTCACATTGCCGGTCTCCAACCAGCTCAGCCCGGAGGCGCGGGCGGTGTTCGACCGGATGCGCGCCGCGACTGCGCCCAGCGAGATCGCCGGCAACGTCGCGAAGCAGCGTGCCTTCTATCAGACCTACAATGACGATCGGCTCGCCGAGATGCGCCGGCACTTCCGCACCACCGAGCGGCGCGAGACGATCGCGGGCGTCACCGTCGACATCGTCGAGCCCGCCGACGGCATCGCGCCCGCCAACCGCGATCGCGTGCTGATCAACGTCCATGGCGGCGCCTTCATGTGGGGATCGGGCAGCGGCGCGCTGGTGGAGGCGATCCCGATCGCGGCGCGGATGCGGATCAGGGTGGTGACGGTAGATTACCGGCTGGCGCCAGATCATCATTATCCTGCCGCTTCGGAGGATGTGGCCGCGGTCTATCGCGCCTATCTGAAGCATCATCCCGCCGCCAACATCGGCATCTATGGCTGCTCGGCGGGCGGGGTGATCACCGCGCAGGCAACCGCATGGATCCGCAAGGCGGGGCTGCCGCGCCCCGGTGCGATCGGCACCTTCTGCGGCACCGGCGCACCCTATTCGGGCGACAGCCCGTTCCTCGCCGATCCGATCACCGGGGGCGCCCCGCGCAATCCGGCGCCGCTGCCGCCGACCTTGCCCACCGCCTATATGGCGGGCGTGCCGGCGGCGGATGGGGCCGCCTATCCCTTGATGTCCGACGACGAGGTGCGCGCGATGCCGCCCACCCTGCTGCTGGCGGGCGGGCGCGACTTCGCGGTCGGCGCGCTGACCCTCGCGCATCGGCGGCTGGCGCGGCTGGGCGTCGAGAGCGAATTGCAGCTGTTCGACGGTTTGCCGCACGCCTTCTTCGTCTGGCCCGACATGCCGGAATCGATCGAGGCCTATGATCTGATCGCGCGCTTCTTCGATCGGCACCTATCCCGTCCCGCCCGGGCTGCGACAGAAGGTGAGAGGCGTTCGCTCGGGCCTGACCAATCCGCGCGCTGA
- a CDS encoding TonB-dependent receptor encodes MMIRSSVQALLLGVSPAVLIWATPAVAQTEAAPPAETTEAEPAPQEETGEDIVVVGTAGGGTRRQDASFAVTTLSADTIARAAPNSTADLLRTVPGVMAESSGGQNGANIFVRGYPSGGDAQFVTFQVAGVPIFPPPTLSFLENSQLIRLDETVQRVEAVRGGTGSLFSNGQPGLTVNVVQRTGGSALHGLAKVSYTDYDEVRGDAWISGPLGEDTSFMIGGFYAQGNGIRDPQFRGEKGGQITANIHHDFDTRGTVDIYVRYLNDRGQWLLPIPVIQNGRSVSAYPGFDAGTGALPGRETRITTNNAGRTLDLAEGRGADVINAGLAFEYELVDGLRLRERLSYLGGNADTVGLVPTDPPRSAADMAVTLGGAGATVGSLTYANGGGAVSGGASAQVMRAGIWEVRKKIDSFVNDLGLEFTSGNNKLTGGFYYAAYNTRDRWALGNQVLLAAEPNARVLNLTLGDGRIATRDGFTSGAGFLVDAFYEGQDYAFYAVDELQITPELRIDGGIRWQKHIVDAAIRTPSGTINQDGDPTTLYDNATNVFGERRFVDYSEDEWSWTAGANYDFTSQIGVFLRYSRGNSFPQFDNLREGLFITAQVDTYEGGLKLSLPYANLYATVFHNKFEGLATTQLIDNTPVSAIGGAKATGVELEGQIRPFRGFSVSAAGTYLDATYEDFFSGGGTIDNTGNRVQRQPKWAWRVTPAYELDVGGFTPSIFATLQYTGDRFSDPENNQLLPRFYQLDAGVSVDINERLKLQVTGNNLTDELGLTEGNPRIIGSQGSGPILARPILGRSFRFSAAYSF; translated from the coding sequence ATGATGATCCGCTCATCGGTTCAGGCGCTTCTGCTGGGCGTCTCGCCCGCGGTGCTGATCTGGGCCACGCCCGCTGTCGCGCAGACCGAAGCTGCGCCCCCCGCCGAAACCACCGAAGCCGAGCCCGCCCCGCAGGAGGAAACGGGTGAGGACATCGTCGTCGTCGGCACCGCCGGCGGCGGGACGCGCCGTCAGGACGCGTCGTTCGCGGTGACCACGCTGAGCGCCGACACGATCGCGCGCGCGGCGCCGAACAGCACCGCGGATCTTCTCCGCACCGTGCCGGGCGTCATGGCGGAAAGCTCGGGCGGCCAGAACGGCGCCAACATCTTCGTGCGCGGCTACCCCTCGGGCGGCGACGCGCAGTTCGTGACCTTCCAGGTCGCCGGCGTGCCGATCTTCCCGCCGCCGACCCTGTCGTTCCTCGAAAACTCCCAGCTGATCCGGCTCGACGAGACCGTCCAGCGGGTGGAGGCGGTGCGCGGGGGCACGGGATCGCTGTTCTCGAACGGCCAGCCGGGCCTGACCGTCAACGTCGTCCAGCGGACCGGCGGCAGCGCGCTGCACGGCCTCGCGAAGGTCTCATACACCGATTATGACGAGGTGCGCGGCGATGCGTGGATCTCGGGTCCGCTCGGCGAAGATACCAGCTTCATGATCGGCGGCTTCTACGCCCAGGGCAACGGCATCCGCGATCCGCAGTTCCGTGGCGAGAAGGGCGGCCAGATCACCGCCAACATCCACCATGATTTCGACACCCGCGGCACGGTGGACATCTATGTCCGCTATCTCAACGATCGCGGGCAGTGGCTGCTGCCGATCCCGGTGATCCAGAACGGCCGCAGTGTCAGCGCCTATCCCGGGTTCGACGCCGGCACCGGCGCGCTCCCGGGCCGCGAAACGCGGATCACGACGAACAATGCCGGGCGGACCCTCGATCTGGCGGAGGGCCGTGGCGCCGACGTGATCAACGCCGGGCTGGCCTTCGAATATGAGCTGGTCGATGGGCTGCGCTTGCGCGAGCGCCTGTCCTACCTGGGCGGCAATGCCGATACGGTCGGCCTCGTGCCGACCGATCCGCCGCGCAGCGCCGCGGACATGGCGGTGACGCTGGGCGGCGCCGGCGCGACCGTCGGCAGCCTCACCTATGCCAATGGCGGCGGCGCGGTTTCCGGCGGTGCCTCGGCGCAGGTGATGCGCGCGGGCATCTGGGAGGTGCGCAAGAAGATCGACTCCTTCGTCAACGATCTCGGCCTCGAATTCACCAGCGGCAACAACAAGCTGACCGGCGGCTTCTATTACGCTGCGTACAACACGCGCGACCGCTGGGCGCTGGGCAACCAGGTGCTGCTGGCTGCCGAACCCAATGCGCGGGTGCTCAACCTGACGCTGGGGGACGGCCGCATCGCCACGCGCGACGGCTTCACCTCGGGCGCGGGCTTCCTCGTCGATGCCTTTTATGAAGGCCAGGACTATGCCTTCTACGCGGTCGACGAACTGCAGATCACACCCGAACTGCGCATCGACGGCGGCATCCGCTGGCAGAAGCACATCGTCGATGCGGCGATCCGCACGCCCTCGGGCACGATCAACCAGGATGGCGATCCGACGACGCTCTACGACAACGCGACCAACGTGTTCGGCGAACGCCGCTTCGTCGACTATTCGGAAGACGAATGGTCATGGACGGCCGGCGCCAATTACGACTTCACCAGCCAGATCGGCGTCTTCCTGCGCTACAGCCGCGGCAACAGCTTCCCGCAGTTCGACAATCTGCGCGAGGGGCTGTTCATCACCGCGCAGGTGGATACCTATGAAGGCGGGCTGAAGCTGTCGCTGCCCTATGCCAACCTCTACGCCACGGTCTTCCACAACAAGTTCGAAGGTCTGGCGACGACGCAGCTCATCGACAACACCCCGGTCAGCGCGATCGGCGGCGCGAAGGCGACCGGTGTCGAGCTGGAAGGCCAGATCCGGCCGTTCCGGGGCTTCAGCGTGTCGGCGGCGGGCACCTATCTGGATGCCACCTACGAGGATTTCTTCAGCGGCGGCGGCACCATCGACAACACTGGCAACCGCGTGCAGCGCCAGCCGAAATGGGCATGGCGCGTGACGCCCGCCTATGAGCTGGACGTGGGCGGCTTCACCCCCTCGATCTTCGCGACCCTGCAATATACCGGCGACCGCTTCTCGGACCCCGAGAACAACCAGCTGCTGCCGCGCTTCTACCAGCTCGATGCGGGCGTTTCGGTGGATATCAACGAGCGGCTGAAGCTGCAGGTCACCGGCAACAACCTGACCGACGAGCTGGGGCTGACCGAGGGCAATCCGCGCATCATCGGATCGCAGGGATCGGGCCCGATCCTCGCGCGCCCGATCCTGGGCCGGTCCTTCCGGTTCAGCGCCGCGTACAGCTTCTGA
- a CDS encoding sulfatase family protein has protein sequence MDRRSFLRATSGLAAGAAIAPAVRAAGANPQRNILLMISDDQGLDLGCYGVPIRTPRLDRLAGEGTRFTRAFAAVSSCSPSRAVINTGLYTHQNGMYGLQHDVHHQSLLDGIETLPAMLRRAGYATALVGKKHVGPDSAFPYEAELVPERSGIRDVRELAIATTSFIRSTDDRPFFVTVAYSDPHRAAGGYGNERPWPGVTAEHYDPARVPIPSHLPDLPAVRADLAGYYESLSRLDTGIGMILDDLAATGRAEDTLVIFLSDNGRPFPGAKTNLYGPGLHLPLIVRAPGTAAAVNDAMVSWVDIAPTVLAFAGVDPPSGYKLSGTSLLPLLGKSGGAGRDEVFASHDFHEINQYYPMRSIRTRTHSYILNLAHPLDYPIAGDVAGSPSWQAIAADPAIRLGKRTQRAYLKRPAEELYDLARDPDELVNLASDPAQKRVLDDLRGKLRAVRAATRDPWLAGQTDPFAHLQHKP, from the coding sequence ATGGATCGGCGCAGCTTCCTTCGGGCGACGTCCGGCCTTGCGGCCGGCGCCGCGATCGCGCCGGCGGTGCGTGCCGCCGGCGCGAACCCGCAGCGCAATATCCTGCTGATGATCTCTGACGATCAGGGGCTGGATCTGGGCTGCTACGGCGTGCCGATCCGCACGCCGCGGCTCGACCGGCTGGCGGGGGAGGGAACGCGCTTCACCCGCGCCTTTGCCGCGGTCTCCTCGTGCAGCCCCAGCCGCGCGGTGATCAACACCGGACTCTACACGCACCAGAACGGCATGTACGGGCTGCAGCACGACGTGCACCACCAGTCGCTGCTCGACGGCATCGAGACCTTGCCGGCGATGCTGCGGCGCGCAGGCTACGCGACTGCGCTGGTCGGCAAGAAGCATGTCGGCCCCGACAGCGCCTTTCCCTACGAAGCCGAACTGGTGCCGGAACGCTCAGGCATCCGCGACGTGCGCGAACTGGCGATCGCCACGACCAGCTTCATCCGCTCCACCGACGACCGGCCCTTCTTCGTCACGGTCGCCTACAGCGATCCGCACCGCGCCGCGGGCGGTTATGGCAATGAGCGCCCGTGGCCGGGTGTGACGGCGGAGCATTACGATCCGGCGCGGGTGCCGATCCCGTCGCATCTGCCGGATCTGCCGGCGGTGCGCGCCGATCTGGCGGGCTATTATGAATCGCTCAGCCGGCTCGACACCGGCATCGGCATGATCCTCGACGACCTCGCCGCCACCGGGCGCGCCGAGGATACGCTGGTAATCTTCCTCAGCGACAACGGCCGGCCGTTTCCCGGCGCCAAGACCAACCTCTACGGCCCCGGCCTGCACCTGCCGCTGATCGTCCGCGCGCCCGGTACGGCGGCGGCGGTGAACGACGCGATGGTGAGCTGGGTGGATATCGCGCCGACCGTGCTGGCCTTCGCCGGGGTCGATCCGCCGAGTGGCTACAAGCTGTCGGGCACTTCGCTGCTGCCGCTGCTGGGGAAGAGCGGCGGGGCGGGGCGAGACGAGGTGTTCGCCAGCCACGACTTCCACGAGATCAATCAATATTATCCGATGCGCAGCATTCGCACGCGCACGCACAGCTACATCCTCAACCTCGCGCATCCGCTCGACTATCCGATCGCCGGCGACGTCGCGGGGTCGCCATCTTGGCAGGCGATCGCCGCCGATCCCGCGATCCGCCTCGGCAAGCGCACGCAGCGCGCCTATCTCAAGCGCCCCGCCGAGGAGCTTTACGACCTCGCGCGCGATCCCGACGAACTGGTCAACCTCGCCAGCGATCCCGCGCAGAAGCGCGTTCTCGACGATCTGCGCGGGAAACTGCGCGCCGTGCGCGCGGCGACGCGCGATCCCTGGCTGGCCGGGCAGACCGATCCCTTCGCCCATCTGCAGCACAAGCCATGA